A section of the Deltaproteobacteria bacterium genome encodes:
- the lnt gene encoding apolipoprotein N-acyltransferase: MSSLWRVFQTPLLLLLGAFLYIVAAPPYEWSLAGWVALTPLFLVVRGAAPLAAFAAGFVYSLLTCAGITYWLYFAIAAYFPFSSVAAFLFTLLSYSVFVGVYIGLASAGACLLMRNPRSWLSWLGVPALWVGAEYARTSLLSGFSWELLGYTQYRHLPLIQLADLTGVYGVSFLLAFSSYVAAEAVVSFRLSPFFFRSSLSASRFPWPALNLLLGGVVLAYVYGAARLHQYSGGPLVAPLSVAVVRSATANAQRWQRASHAGSLLRYISATREGVAKRQPDLIVWPEFAVTFYLDQEPGLRAQLGWLTNSVRAALLLGAPRMERMGDVTRYYNSAYLLSPSAAAVQVYDKIRLVPFAEYRPSGFPTFAPQTDDAPSEFTAGQRATVFSLLHSAFGVTICYEATYPTLSRRLVQNGAQFLVNISNDTWLTSPGDAAAAQHFSMTVFRAVENKRALVRAATAGVSAFIDPVGRVSQRSASPDGVVLGEATPQNGLTVYTRYGDWFAALCLGIGASTLFAVRWQPAIDTAVSEEQDAAAVA; this comes from the coding sequence ATGTCTTCTTTATGGCGAGTATTCCAGACGCCGCTGCTCCTCCTGCTCGGCGCGTTTCTCTATATCGTCGCGGCCCCTCCCTACGAGTGGAGCCTTGCCGGCTGGGTGGCGCTGACCCCATTATTCCTTGTCGTCCGTGGCGCGGCGCCGCTCGCGGCTTTTGCCGCCGGCTTCGTCTATAGCTTGTTGACGTGTGCCGGTATTACCTACTGGCTCTACTTCGCCATTGCCGCCTACTTTCCTTTCTCCTCCGTCGCTGCGTTCCTGTTCACGTTGCTGAGCTATAGCGTGTTCGTCGGTGTCTATATCGGTCTGGCATCGGCAGGCGCATGTCTCTTGATGCGCAACCCACGCTCGTGGCTTTCTTGGCTGGGCGTCCCGGCCTTGTGGGTCGGTGCCGAATATGCTCGCACTTCGCTGCTCTCAGGATTCTCTTGGGAACTCTTGGGGTACACCCAGTATCGTCACCTGCCGCTGATTCAGCTTGCCGACCTGACCGGCGTCTACGGCGTCTCTTTTCTCCTGGCCTTCAGCAGTTATGTTGCGGCGGAAGCTGTCGTGTCGTTCCGTCTCTCGCCTTTCTTCTTCCGCTCCTCGCTTTCCGCTTCCCGGTTTCCCTGGCCAGCACTGAATCTTCTTCTCGGTGGCGTTGTGCTCGCCTACGTCTATGGAGCTGCGCGACTGCACCAGTACTCCGGCGGTCCTCTTGTCGCGCCGCTGTCTGTCGCCGTGGTGCGCAGCGCCACGGCGAACGCGCAGCGCTGGCAGCGCGCTTCTCATGCTGGCTCCTTGCTGCGGTACATCTCGGCCACGCGCGAGGGCGTTGCCAAGCGCCAACCGGATTTGATCGTCTGGCCGGAATTCGCCGTCACCTTCTACCTCGATCAGGAACCTGGGTTGCGTGCGCAACTAGGATGGCTGACGAACTCGGTGCGCGCCGCACTTCTCCTTGGCGCTCCGCGCATGGAGCGCATGGGAGACGTCACCCGCTATTACAACTCCGCGTACTTGCTATCTCCCAGCGCAGCAGCGGTCCAAGTCTACGATAAGATCCGGCTGGTGCCTTTCGCGGAATACCGTCCTTCCGGCTTCCCGACGTTCGCGCCGCAGACCGACGACGCCCCTAGCGAGTTCACTGCCGGACAACGAGCGACTGTGTTTTCTCTCCTGCACAGCGCCTTCGGCGTGACGATCTGTTACGAGGCGACCTATCCCACGCTATCTCGCCGCCTCGTGCAAAACGGCGCGCAATTTCTCGTCAACATCTCTAACGACACCTGGTTAACGAGCCCAGGAGACGCCGCCGCCGCGCAGCATTTTTCCATGACGGTGTTCCGTGCGGTCGAGAACAAACGCGCGCTTGTGCGCGCCGCCACCGCCGGGGTTTCGGCTTTCATCGACCCCGTCGGGCGGGTGTCACAGCGTTCCGCATCGCCGGATGGAGTGGTGTTGGGAGAGGCCACCCCGCAAAACGGACTGACGGTGTATACGCGCTATGGAGACTGGTTCGCCGCCCTGTGTCTGGGAATCGGAGCCAGCACTCTGTTCGCGGTTCGGTGGCAACCGGCGATCGACACCGCCGTAAGCGAGGAACAGGATGCTGCCGCTGTGGCGTAA
- a CDS encoding nuclear transport factor 2 family protein has protein sequence MATQSTEAALQAVMDREAIRTLPVRYCHCVWQKDLDGYVNLFTDDGAMSTNDPSLPRAQGREALRKMIGEGLDTMKPRPFIHNHVVESQGADQAKGTCYVEVRLQRDGKPWAMSGWYNDEYAKVGDEWKFKSRRITVDSFAPVSGEK, from the coding sequence ATGGCGACTCAGAGCACCGAAGCGGCATTGCAAGCAGTGATGGATCGCGAAGCGATTCGCACTTTACCCGTGCGTTATTGCCATTGCGTATGGCAGAAGGACCTGGACGGGTACGTGAATTTGTTTACCGACGATGGGGCGATGTCCACCAACGATCCCAGCCTACCGCGCGCGCAAGGGCGCGAGGCGTTGCGAAAGATGATCGGCGAGGGGTTGGATACGATGAAGCCACGTCCTTTTATTCACAACCATGTGGTCGAGTCGCAAGGAGCGGACCAGGCTAAAGGGACCTGTTATGTCGAAGTGCGGCTTCAGCGCGACGGAAAGCCGTGGGCGATGTCGGGGTGGTACAATGACGAATACGCCAAAGTCGGAGACGAGTGGAAGTTCAAGTCGCGTCGGATTACCGTGGATTCTTTTGCGCCGGTGAGCGGCGAGAAGTAA